One window of Desulfovibrio subterraneus genomic DNA carries:
- a CDS encoding hydrogenase iron-sulfur subunit, with protein MSARNGVLSDTRELRVVGFLCNWCSYGGADTAGVARFEQPTDLRIIRVPCSGRIDPLFIMRALVSGADGVLVSGCHPRDCHYAEGNYYARRRLELLKQFLPITGIDPQRFEYTWVSASEGARWQDVVTKFTNRIHELGPAPRMQGGSGYDELCLKQIEEGVKQGPSCPCHKERAL; from the coding sequence ATGTCAGCCCGAAATGGAGTTTTAAGCGATACGCGCGAACTGCGCGTGGTCGGCTTCCTCTGCAACTGGTGCTCGTACGGCGGTGCGGATACGGCAGGCGTGGCGCGCTTTGAGCAGCCTACCGACCTGCGCATCATCCGCGTTCCCTGCTCGGGTCGTATCGACCCGCTGTTCATCATGCGCGCGCTGGTCAGCGGTGCGGACGGCGTGCTGGTTTCCGGCTGCCACCCCCGCGACTGCCACTACGCAGAAGGCAACTACTATGCCCGCCGCCGGCTCGAACTGCTCAAGCAGTTCCTGCCCATTACGGGCATTGATCCGCAACGCTTTGAATATACGTGGGTTTCCGCCTCTGAAGGCGCTCGCTGGCAGGACGTGGTGACCAAGTTCACCAACCGTATCCACGAGCTTGGCCCCGCGCCGCGCATGCAGGGCGGCAGCGGATATGACGAACTCTGCCTCAAGCAGATAGAGGAAGGCGTGAAACAGGGGCCCTCCTGCCCCTGCCACAAGGAGAGGGCGTTATGA
- a CDS encoding 4Fe-4S dicluster domain-containing protein has translation MSTLEQLKDQIRKALPDLDVVIGWEQGYDAMHATPLYIRKEEDIDRLIWSPLCVHSLGTYLTGLTRTPGAGKIGLVVKGCDSRAIVQLTQERMIPRENIVLFGVGCTGCLSHARLEYKVEQGGHYVEDMHSITFKGDKVEVAVNGDVETFDFDTVCLEKCLTCRFPNAIATEHFAGEEVPVAPKCDKAPSLEAFEKLSLDERFTFWQDQMRRCVRCYACRNTCPMCVCRDHCISTSRNPHWVSQETSSAENFMFQMIHTMHLAGRCIECGECQRACPVDLPIMLFRRTMVHAVKNTFDYVSGADPEATPPLLTFKVEEDNIKERGW, from the coding sequence ATGAGTACGCTTGAGCAACTGAAAGACCAGATCCGCAAGGCCCTGCCGGACCTTGACGTGGTCATAGGCTGGGAGCAGGGCTACGACGCCATGCACGCCACGCCGCTGTATATCCGCAAGGAAGAGGACATTGACCGCCTCATCTGGAGCCCGCTGTGCGTGCACAGCCTCGGCACCTACCTTACCGGTCTGACCCGGACTCCGGGCGCCGGCAAGATCGGTCTTGTGGTCAAGGGCTGCGATTCCCGCGCCATTGTCCAGCTTACGCAGGAACGCATGATCCCGCGCGAGAACATTGTTCTGTTCGGCGTGGGTTGCACCGGCTGTCTGAGCCATGCCCGCCTTGAATACAAGGTGGAGCAGGGCGGTCACTACGTGGAAGACATGCACTCCATCACCTTCAAGGGTGACAAGGTGGAAGTGGCCGTGAACGGCGATGTGGAGACCTTCGACTTCGACACCGTGTGTCTTGAGAAGTGTCTCACCTGCCGCTTCCCCAACGCCATTGCCACCGAGCACTTTGCCGGTGAAGAGGTGCCCGTGGCGCCCAAGTGCGACAAGGCTCCTTCTCTGGAAGCCTTTGAAAAGCTCTCGCTGGATGAGCGTTTCACCTTCTGGCAGGACCAGATGCGCCGCTGCGTGCGTTGTTACGCCTGCCGCAACACCTGCCCCATGTGCGTATGCCGCGACCACTGCATCTCCACCTCGCGTAACCCGCACTGGGTATCGCAGGAGACCAGCTCGGCAGAGAACTTCATGTTCCAGATGATCCACACCATGCACCTTGCAGGCCGCTGCATCGAATGCGGCGAATGCCAGCGTGCATGTCCGGTCGATCTGCCCATCATGCTGTTCCGCCGCACCATGGTGCACGCGGTGAAGAATACCTTCGACTACGTCAGCGGTGCGGACCCCGAAGCCACGCCGCCCCTGCTCACCTTCAAGGTGGAAGAAGACAACATCAAGGAGAGGGGCTGGTAA